The Oncorhynchus mykiss isolate Arlee chromosome 30, USDA_OmykA_1.1, whole genome shotgun sequence genome includes a window with the following:
- the LOC110521282 gene encoding proteasome subunit alpha type-1 isoform X1 codes for MQDNYFRNQYDNDVTVWSPQGRIHQIEYAMEAVKQGSATVGLKSGTHAVLVALKRAQSELAAHQKKILHVDEHIGISIAGLTADARLLCNFMRQECLDSRFVFDRPLPVSRLVTLIGSKTQIPTQRYGRRPYGVGLLIAGYDDMGPHIFQTCPSANYFDCKAMSIGARSQSARTYLERHMNTFLDCNLNELVRHGLLGLRETLPAEQDLTTKNVSIGIVGKDMEFTIYDDDDVAPFLVGLEERPQRKVVQAADEPAADKPDEPMDI; via the exons ATGCAAGATAACTAC TTCCGTAACCAGTACGACAATGACGTCACTGTTTGGAGTCCTCAG GGGCGCATTCACCAGATCGAATACGCCATGGAGGCGGTGAAACAAGGTTCGGCAACAGTGGGGCTCAAGTCCGGAACCCATGCAGTCCTGGTTGCTCTCAAG AGAGCCCAGTCTGAGCTGGCTGCTCACCAGAAGAAGATCCTCCATGTTGATGAACACATTGGCATCTCTATTGCCGGGCTGACTGCAGATGCCAGGCTCCTCTG TAACTTCATGAGGCAGGAATGCCTGGACTCCAGGTTTGTGTTTGACAGGCCTCTCCCAGTGTCACGCCTCGTCACTCTCATTGGAAGCA AAACCCAAATCCCCACACAGAGATATGGAAGAAGACCGTATGGTGTGGGACTGCTTATCGCTGGCTACGAC GACATGGGACCTCATATCTTCCAGACCTGCCCCTCTGCAAACTACTTTGACTGCAAAGCCATGTCCATCGGAGCCCGCTCCCAGTCTGCCCGCACATACCTAGAGAGACACATGAACACCTTCCTGGACT GTAATCTGAATGAGCTGGTCAGGCATGGTCTGCTTGGGCTCAGAGAAACACTCCCTGCTGAACAGGACCTCACGACTAAG AATGTCTCCATCGGTATTGTGGGGAAAGACATGGAGTTCACCATCTACGACGATGATGACGTGGCTCCTTTCCTCGTGGGTCTAGAGGAGAGGCCACAGAGAAAG GTCGTCCAGGCTGCAGATGAGCCTGCAGCTGACAAACCTGATGAGCCAATGGATATCTGA
- the LOC110521282 gene encoding proteasome subunit alpha type-1 isoform X2, whose product MFRNQYDNDVTVWSPQGRIHQIEYAMEAVKQGSATVGLKSGTHAVLVALKRAQSELAAHQKKILHVDEHIGISIAGLTADARLLCNFMRQECLDSRFVFDRPLPVSRLVTLIGSKTQIPTQRYGRRPYGVGLLIAGYDDMGPHIFQTCPSANYFDCKAMSIGARSQSARTYLERHMNTFLDCNLNELVRHGLLGLRETLPAEQDLTTKNVSIGIVGKDMEFTIYDDDDVAPFLVGLEERPQRKVVQAADEPAADKPDEPMDI is encoded by the exons ATG TTCCGTAACCAGTACGACAATGACGTCACTGTTTGGAGTCCTCAG GGGCGCATTCACCAGATCGAATACGCCATGGAGGCGGTGAAACAAGGTTCGGCAACAGTGGGGCTCAAGTCCGGAACCCATGCAGTCCTGGTTGCTCTCAAG AGAGCCCAGTCTGAGCTGGCTGCTCACCAGAAGAAGATCCTCCATGTTGATGAACACATTGGCATCTCTATTGCCGGGCTGACTGCAGATGCCAGGCTCCTCTG TAACTTCATGAGGCAGGAATGCCTGGACTCCAGGTTTGTGTTTGACAGGCCTCTCCCAGTGTCACGCCTCGTCACTCTCATTGGAAGCA AAACCCAAATCCCCACACAGAGATATGGAAGAAGACCGTATGGTGTGGGACTGCTTATCGCTGGCTACGAC GACATGGGACCTCATATCTTCCAGACCTGCCCCTCTGCAAACTACTTTGACTGCAAAGCCATGTCCATCGGAGCCCGCTCCCAGTCTGCCCGCACATACCTAGAGAGACACATGAACACCTTCCTGGACT GTAATCTGAATGAGCTGGTCAGGCATGGTCTGCTTGGGCTCAGAGAAACACTCCCTGCTGAACAGGACCTCACGACTAAG AATGTCTCCATCGGTATTGTGGGGAAAGACATGGAGTTCACCATCTACGACGATGATGACGTGGCTCCTTTCCTCGTGGGTCTAGAGGAGAGGCCACAGAGAAAG GTCGTCCAGGCTGCAGATGAGCCTGCAGCTGACAAACCTGATGAGCCAATGGATATCTGA